One window from the genome of Leishmania mexicana MHOM/GT/2001/U1103 complete genome, chromosome 18 encodes:
- a CDS encoding putative citrate synthase, which produces MASSALSEMKEQILKRHSEEQQKINDLRKKHGHEKLCDATIDAVYGGMRGITGLVYEPSLLDSAEGIRFRGFTILECQEKLPKAPGGKEPLPEAMFWLLMTGEVPTEEQAKGLNEELHRRADPEAIAAAQKAIAALPKSTHPMTAFSVGVLALQTYSKFAAAYAAGKSNKKTYWEYALEDSLDILARTPAVAAMIYNRETKGQVELAAPSNSSLDWAANFANMLGFKDEEFRECMRLYLSLHADHEGGNVSAHTTTLVASALSDPYLAFSAGLNGLAGPLHGLATQEVLNYLLSMQECVKADGVNVHDEAALEEALTKHTWELLKSGQVVPGYGHAVLRKVDPRYTCLRNFCLRHNFEDELFKLVNTIYKIMPGILTEHGKTKNPYPNVDAHSGVLLQHYGLTDQNCYPVLFGLSRQMGVLTGVVWDRLQGRPLERPKSITTEMLAKKYLCNSL; this is translated from the coding sequence ATGGCGTCATCAGCATTGAGTGAGATGAAGGAGCAGATACTGAAGCGCCATagcgaagagcagcagaagatcAACGACCTCAGGAAGAAGCACGGCCATGAGAAGCTGTGCGACGCCACCATTGATGCGGTGTACGGCGGCATgcgcggcatcaccggccTCGTGTACGAGCCATCACTGCTGGACTCGGCAGAGGGCATCCGCTTCCGCGGCTTCACGATCTTGGAGTGCCAGGAGAAGCTGCCCAAGGCACCGGGCGGCaaggagccgctgccggaggCGATGTTCTGGCTGCTGATGACCGGCGAGGTGCCGACGGAGGAGCAGGCAAAGGGCCTGaacgaggagctgcaccgccgcgccgacCCCGAGGCGATtgccgcggcgcagaaggcgatcgcggcgctgccgaagAGCACGCACCCGATGACGGCGTTCAGTGTGGGCGTGCTTGCGCTGCAGACCTACTCGAAGTTTGCTGCGGCTTACGCGGCGGGCAAGTCGAACAAGAAGACGTACTGGGAGTACGCCCTGGAGGACTCGCTGGACATTCTGGCGCGtacgccggcggtggcggcgatgatcTACAACCGCGAGACCAAGGGCCAGGTGGAGTTGGCGGCAccgagcaacagcagcctGGACTGGGCGGCGAATTTTGCGAACATGTTGGGCTTCAAGGACGAGGAGTTCCGGGAGTGCATGCGGCtgtacctctctctccacgctGACCACGAGGGGGGAAACGTGTCTGCACACACGACGACGCTGGTTGCCTCGGCTCTGAGCGACCCCTACCTCGCCTTCAGCGCTGGCCTGAACGGGCTTGCTGGCCCGCTGCATGGGCTGGCGACCCAGGAGGTGCTGAATTACTTGCTCAGCATGCAGGAGTGTGTAAAGGCAGACGGCGTGAACGTGCATGATGAGgcagcgctggaggaggcgttgACCAAGCACACGTGGGAGCTGCTCAAGTCCGGCCAGGTGGTGCCCGGCTACGGCcacgcggtgctgcgcaagGTGGACCCGCGCTACACCTGTCTGCGCAACTTCTGCCTGCGCCACAACTTCGAGGACGAGCTATTCAAGCTCGTCAACACCATCTACAAGATCATGCCCGGCATCCTGACGGAGCACGGCAAGACCAAGAACCCCTACCCCAACGTCGACGCGCACTCCGGCGTGCTACTGCAGCACTACGGACTGACGGATCAGAACTGTTACCCGGTGCTGTTCGGCCTGTCGCGCCAGATGGGCGTCCTGACCGGCGTCGTCTGGGACCGCCTGCAGGGCCGCCCGCTCGAGCGCCCGAAGTCGATCACGACGGAGATGCTCGCAAAGAAATACCTGTGCAACTCCTTGTGA